The following are encoded in a window of Magnetococcales bacterium genomic DNA:
- a CDS encoding alpha-E domain-containing protein, giving the protein MLSRVAANIYWMGRYLERAENTARLVSVTSALMLDNPGSEAERNRGWTHLVTIVGGDTLFAKSGNTPDETGVTRFLLSREENPSSLVSTIAQARENLRTMRDLFPVEFWEKLNTLHGFLKQNAEQGVASGQRHAFLDEVVCHCQVLVGILFGTSSRDTVFDFTRMGQYLERADMNTRILDLDLSRMGQNGASSPWLNLLRSVSAEQMYRRNVHPRVTDQAVYAYLLQDRSFPRALNFCLREVERCLATLNDNALCIPLVKRMERMIDDADIPRLLTDGPGAFMDAMQQELGKLHDYIAAIYFAIPPPK; this is encoded by the coding sequence ATGCTCTCTCGCGTGGCGGCAAATATCTACTGGATGGGGCGTTACCTGGAACGGGCGGAAAACACCGCCCGTCTGGTTTCGGTGACCTCCGCCCTGATGCTGGACAATCCCGGCAGCGAAGCGGAACGCAATCGCGGCTGGACCCATCTGGTCACCATTGTGGGTGGCGACACCCTTTTTGCCAAAAGCGGCAACACCCCGGACGAAACCGGCGTGACCCGCTTTCTGTTGAGCCGGGAGGAGAACCCTTCGTCCCTGGTCTCCACCATCGCCCAGGCGCGGGAGAATCTGCGCACCATGCGGGATCTCTTTCCGGTGGAGTTTTGGGAGAAACTCAACACGCTGCACGGTTTTCTCAAACAGAACGCCGAACAGGGTGTGGCCAGCGGACAACGCCACGCCTTTCTGGACGAGGTGGTCTGCCATTGTCAGGTGCTGGTGGGCATTCTGTTCGGCACCTCGTCGCGAGATACGGTGTTCGATTTCACCCGCATGGGGCAATACCTGGAACGGGCGGACATGAACACCCGTATCCTGGACCTGGACCTCTCCCGCATGGGTCAGAACGGCGCCTCCTCGCCCTGGCTGAACCTGCTGCGCAGCGTTTCGGCGGAACAGATGTACCGCCGCAACGTCCACCCCCGCGTCACCGACCAGGCGGTCTACGCCTACCTGTTGCAGGACAGGAGTTTTCCCAGAGCGTTGAACTTCTGCCTGCGGGAGGTGGAACGCTGCCTGGCCACCCTGAACGACAACGCTTTATGCATCCCCCTGGTCAAACGCATGGAGCGCATGATCGACGACGCCGACATCCCCCGCCTGCTGACCGACGGCCCCGGCGCCTTCATGGACGCCATGCAACAGGAACTGGGCAAACTGCACGACTATATCGCCGCCATCTACTTCGCCATTCCCCCGCCGAAGTGA